A region from the Vicia villosa cultivar HV-30 ecotype Madison, WI linkage group LG3, Vvil1.0, whole genome shotgun sequence genome encodes:
- the LOC131660758 gene encoding omega-amidase, chloroplastic-like produces the protein MKAFATSSSLSALKSINFTHTRTRISNPFLSNTLPFLPPNLNREIHSSSPIMASSIPPSINSELARSPPAIPMPTPPLTKFNIGLCQLSVTSDKNRNIAHARTAIQDAAAKGAKLVLLPEIWNSPYANESFPVYAEDIDAGGDASPSTAMLSELARLLKITIVGGSIPERSGDRVYNTCCVFGTDGKLLAKHRKIHLFDIDIPGKITFIESLTLTAGETPTIVDTEVGRIGIGICYDIRFPELAMIYAARGAHLLCYPGAFNMTTGPLHWELLQRSRATDNQLYVATCSPARDNGPGYVAWGHSTLVGPFGEVLATTEHEEAIIIAEIDYSILEQRRTNLPVTKQRRGDLYQLVDLQRLNSH, from the exons atgaaagcaTTCGCAACATCGTCATCACTATCAGCATTGAAATCTATCAACTTCACCCACACTCGAACTCGAATCTCCAATCCCTTTCTCTCCAACACTCTCCCCTTTCTCCCTCCCAATCTCAACCGCGAAATCCACTCTTCCTCTCCAATCATGGCTTCTTCTATACCACCATCCATCAATTCCGAACTAGCACGTTCCCCACCCGCAATTCCCATGCCAACTCCCCCTCTCACCAAATTCAACATTGGTCTCTGTCAACTCTCAGTAACCTCCGATAAAAACCGAAACATCGCTCACGCAAGGACGGCTATCCAAGACGCTGCTGCAAAGGGGGCGAAACTTGTTCTCTTACCT GAGATTTGGAATAGTCCTTATGCGAATGAGAGTTTTCCTGTTTATGCTGAGGATATTGACGCGGGCGGTGATGCTTCTCCTTCTACTGCTATGTTGTCGGAACTGGCGCGGTTGCTGAAAATTACTATTGTTGGTGGTTCTATTCCTGAACGTTCGGGAGATCGCGTGTATAATACTTGCTGCGTTTTTGGAACTGATGGGAAACTCTTGGCCAAGCACCGGAAG ATACATCTTTTTGATATTGACATCCCTGGGAAGATTACCTTTATTGAATCATTGACTCTCACTGCCGGGGAGACTCCAACAATCGTTGATACAG AGGTTGGACGCATTGGCATAGGCATTTGTTATGACATTAGGTTTCCAGAACTAGCAATGATATATGCAGCAAGAG GTGCACACTTGCTCTGCTATCCTGGGGCTTTTAACATGACAACTGGACCATTGCATTGGGAGTTATTGCAGAGATCAAG GGCTACAGATAATCAG CTATATGTGGCAACCTGTTCACCTGCTCGGGATAATGGACCTGGTTACGTGGCTTGGGGTCACTCCACTCTTGTTGGTCCA TTTGGAGAAGTTCTGGCTACTACAGAGCACGAGGAGGCAATCATTATAGCAGAAATTGATTATTCAATATTGGAGCAGAGAAG GACAAACCTCCCCGTGACTAAGCAACGAAGGGGTGATCTTTACCAGTTGGTAGATTTGCAGAGGCTGAATTCCCACTGA
- the LOC131657760 gene encoding uncharacterized protein LOC131657760, which yields MSASDQTLVCVKHVKQDIIHEWDESMPLPGDIIEGFSTENIDVADESFLPPKTSLEFSSQLGKINNCVESIWIKVRRGDSLLKLQTCIVQQKVSVLRKKYTVQAITDRRHIADLADLTLKQCIELQEMTRRLVNMKDKGFRRDAMKYDWKMKVKTYLPHQNSSVVSSILFMPLVSEHCIDTVTARCMAWFSAAISSGVPLVFVNIQTELIPPKENTISNQQIHYTTQLIHGIRLWFLPGLNEIAIELVPQRNEARFGMEIKRTEEVHNWILL from the exons ATGTCTGCATCTGATCAAACACTTGTTtgtgtgaaacatgtcaaacAAGACATAATTCATGAATGGGATGAGAGCATGCCATTACCAGGAGACATCATTGAAGGATTCTCAACAGAAAATATCGATGTTGCCGATGAATCCTTTTTGCCTCCAAAGACTAGTTTAGAGTTCAGTTCACAGCTTGGTAAGATCAACAATTGCGTCGAGTCCATATGGATTAAGGTTAGAAGAGGTGATAGTTTGCTGAAACTTCAGACCTGTATTGTTCAACAGAAAGTTTCTGTTCTTAGAAAGAAGTACACTGTACAAGCCATAACAGATCGTAGACATATCGCGGATTTAGCCGATCTAACATTAAAGCAGTGCATTGAACTGCAAG AAATGACAAGGAGATTAGTGAATATGAAGGACAAAGGATTCCGCAGAGACGCGATGAAATATGATTGGAAGATGAAAGTAAAAACCTATCTGCCTCATCAAAATTCCTCAGTTGTAAGTTCCATTCTATTCATGCCACTTGTCAGTGAGCACTGCATCGATACCGTTACGGCTAGGTGCATGGCCTGGTTTAGTGCAGCAATTTCCTCAGGGGTCCCTCTTGTTTTTGTCAATATCCAAACCGAACTGATACCACCTAAG GAAAATACCATTTCTAACCAACAAATCCATTACACTACTCAACTAATTCATGGTATAAGGTTATGGTTTCTACCTGGACTAAACGAAATTGCGATAGAATTGGTCCCTCAACGAAACGAAGCACGCTTTGGAATGGAAATCAAGCGAACTGAAGAGGTACATAATTGGATTCTTCTTTAG
- the LOC131655240 gene encoding uncharacterized protein LOC131655240, translating to MLLTKYTCIIMQGFVCIYSVTKDTSADRGGLRELHEEATANGFLLVISRLDDKSTIPTSVCSGGLVHCCDHAEIKDLLISAIDQYASIQLHVMAWPNQTRPSPNHSVGFTALLPPERSFTTHPYD from the coding sequence ATGTTGCTTACGAAATACACATGCATTATTATGCAGGGCTTTGTGTGCATCTATTCAGTGACGAAGGACACATCAGCAGATCGCGGTGGGTTAAGAGAGCTCCATGAAGAGGCAACCGCGAATGGCTTCCTGCTCGTGATCTCTCGGTTGGATGATAAGAGCACAATACCTACAAGTGTTTGTTCTGGTGGTCTTGTACATTGTTGTGACCATGCTGAAATCAAGGACCTTCTCATTTCCGCAATAGATCAATATGCGTCGATTCAACTTCATGTCATGGCTTGGCCAAACCAAACTCGTCCGTCTCCAAATCATTCGGTTGGATTTACTGCTCTCTTACCACCGGAAAGATCATTCACTACTCATCCCTATGATTAA
- the LOC131657761 gene encoding AT-hook motif nuclear-localized protein 29-like: MSMKREITCVRDGERMPEFHLSLRPLLKKQTHVLTAGRRLRGRPIGSKNKPKILGVLTGDNCNTFKFHTIKINDGVDILKRLLDFSKRQKRAISIVTGNGVVEKARFLQSNGGITTLHGTFNILSISGIIILAPKLESEAKLAISLSILEENVFGGNVISPLIASGSVVLKVISFENTIVEKLSSAANDHIKPEP, encoded by the coding sequence ATGAGTATGAAACGAGAGATAACTTGTGTTCGTGATGGTGAGAGAATGCCTGAATTCCATCTTTCCCTAAGGCCACTCTTAAAAAAACAAACACATGTTCTCACTGCCGGTAGGCGCCTCCGTGGGCGTCCTATAGGATCCAAGAACAAGCCAAAGATACTTGGCGTATTAACAGGTGACAACTGTAACACATTCAAATTTCACACAATTAAGATCAACGATGGAGTTGACATATTGAAACgtttacttgatttttctaagCGTCAAAAGAGGGCCATTAGCATCGTTACTGGAAATGGAGTGGTGGAGAAAGCCAGGTTTCTTCAATCAAATGGAGGAATTACAACTCTTCATGGAACGTTTAATATTCTCTCTATATCTGGGATAATTATACTAGCGCCCAAACTAGAGAGTGAAGCCAAATTAGCAATTTCTTTATCGATCTTGGAAGAAAATGTTTTTGGGGGGAATGTGATTTCCCCTCTGATAGCTTCGGGTTCAGTGGTATTAAAAGTTATTTCATTTGAAAACACCATAGTTGAAAAGCTTTCTTCAGCGGCCAATGATCATATCAAACCTGAACCATGA